The following coding sequences are from one Capsicum annuum cultivar UCD-10X-F1 chromosome 3, UCD10Xv1.1, whole genome shotgun sequence window:
- the LOC107863398 gene encoding uncharacterized protein LOC107863398 has product MYVCVFTRRKEKTNMAMTVYVPPTAENNPSGNSTCKRERQQISIPFIWEERPGIPIKDWKPKPLATTNGTFTFTPPVKLIASVPFEWEEKPGTPLPFFSQASPHENITGLPSTVTDVQEGGDDFWADIDKYIDQHGHHDEDGMSESEVVGSDSESIYESFSSAPSSLLANGFIPTVDISSALPVEQTSLTADIHHNIKCPLSPTSETGSSVLSYATGTTSLIGTAFLEKLFPLLSPSTSFLQNCSTPEKGGSHVPPKALNNNQDHDNNCSIKVRHPLTLGELIMMSRRRSYQRKTVQMQKQSISKEMMDDDVFGSCMLGIGITIGELHNKWKRQLQLKLI; this is encoded by the exons atgtatgtgtgtgtgtttacTCGGCGAAAAGAAAAAACGAACATGGCAATGACGGTATATGTTCCACCGACGGCAGAAAATAACCCTTCTGGGAATTCAACTTGCAAGAGAGAGAGACAACAAATTTCCATTCCATTTATCTGGGAAGAAAGACCAGGAATACCGATAAAGGATTGGAAACCAAAGCCTCTGGCTACTACTAACGGCACGTTTACGTTTACACCCCCAGTTAAGCTCATTGCTTCTGTCCCCTTTGAATGGGAAGAAAAGCCAGGAACACCACTCCCTTTTTTCTCCCAGGCCTCTCCACACGAAAATATCACTGGCTTACCTTCAACTGTTACAGATGTGCAAGAAGGTGGAGACGACTTCTGGGCTGACATTGACAAGTACATCGATCAGCATGGTCATCATGATGAAGATGGCATGTCAGAATCAGAAGTTGTGGGGTCTGATTCAGAATCAATATATGAATCCTTCAGCTCAGCCCCTTCCTCCCTCCTAGCTAATGGATTCATACCAACTGTGGATATTTCAAGTGCTCTTCCGGTGGAGCAAACTTCTCTGACAGCAGACATACACCACAACATAAAGTGTCCACTTTCACCAACTTCTGAAACTGGCAGCAGCGTTCTCAGTTATGCAACTGGAACAACAAGCCTGATTGGAACTGCTTTTCTGGAAAAGCTCTTCCCTCTATTATCACCTAGTACAAGCTTTCTTCAGAACTGCAGCACCCCTGAAAAAGGAGGTTCTCATGTTCCTCCGAAAGCACTTAATAACAATCAAGATCATGATAACAATTGCAGCATCAAAGTAAGGCATCCACTAACTCTAGGTGAGCTGATAATGATGAGCCGAAGAAGAAGTTACCAAAGGAAGACAGTCCAAATGCAGAAGCAAAGCATCTCTAAG GAAATGATGGATGATGATGTTTTTGGAAGCTGCATGCTTGGAATTGGCATCACCATTGGTGAACTGCACAACAAGTGGAAGAGGCAGTTGCAACTCAAACTTATCTGA